In Piliocolobus tephrosceles isolate RC106 chromosome 18, ASM277652v3, whole genome shotgun sequence, the DNA window ggagaccctgtctcttatcTTCCAAGGTTGTTTGCTTTACAAACGTCCTTGGAAAGATAGTTTATCAAAAAGGACAATCGGTGTCTCTCTTGCGGGGCGTACAGAAATGCAAGAAACTGGGGGTCCCAAAATCAATTACTTACACTTTAATTTGTGTGTAGTtgcatttgtttatatgtttttaaaacatatttgtgttgttttctttacTTGATTATATACTGGGTACATAATGCtaacttatttgtttatttatttatttatttattttttgagacagcgtctcgctctgtcgcctaggctggagtgcagtggtgcaatctcggctcactgcaagctcagcctcccaggttcaagccattctcctgccgcagcctcccgagtagctgggactacaggcgcccgcccccatgcgtggctaatttttttttgtacttttagtagagatggggtttcaccatgttagccaggatggtctcaatctcgtgacctcctgatccgcctgccttggcctcccaaggtgctgggattacaggtgtgagtcatcgcaCCCGGCCAGTGCTAACAtgtttatatgttatttaatatatttgtgttcctatttgtgtctatttttacttATGTGAAATAGTTCCAGTATTACTAGTATTATATGTTGTAAATATATTCatctgtttacatttatattgtttctgatgtttgtatttgtgttagtatttatattaatttttttatgttttcaaggttagttgaggtggggctgggcagggctcACAGGCCAATTCCAGGCTGCCTCCTGTATCCTGCCAGCCATGTCGGAAGGTTGTGTGGGTGAAATGACATTGGCTCCACCTGGGTGCTAACCCATCATGGCCTATCCCTAGCCCCACAGGAGACAGGATCCGAAGCAAAGTTGAGCTGACTCGATACCTGGGCCCTGCGTGTGATCTCACCCTCTTCGACTTCAAACAAGGCATCTTGTGCTATCCAGCCCCCAAGGTACTTCACAATGTGAGATGCCTAGGTAGCGGTGGCTGTACCACTCAACACCCACCCACTGACCCATATACCTCCTTCCCTTACTTTCCAGGCCCATCCTGTGGCTGTTGCCAACAAGAAGCGAAAGAAGCCTTCAAGGCCAGCCAAGACTCGGAAACGTCAGGTTGGACCCCAGAGTGGTGAGGTCAGGAAGGAGGCCCCAAGGGACGAGACCAAGGCTGACACTGACACAGCCCCAGCTTCATTCCCTGCTCCTGGGTGAGTGTTGGTCTGAGGTGAGCCAGATAGGTGAGGGTTGTGTTTGGGAGTGCTCTTGGACCCCTCACCTGCCTTTCCCATTCCAGATGCTGTGAGAACTGTGGAATCAGCTTCTCAGGGGATGGCACCCAAAGGCAGCGGCTCAAAACGTTGTGCAAAGACTGTCGAGGTGAGTGACCCCCAGAGGATGGGGCATCGGGAGATAGGAGCTGGTGCAGGTTCAGTGTCATGCTAGGCTGGGGGTTGAATGTAGATGTCAGGACAGAGGCTACTGGCATGGTTGGAGGTTGGATACTGGAGATAGCAGGCATGGGTAGAGGTTGAATAGTGGAAGTCAGGGCACAGGCAGTGAGTGAATCAGTCAGATGTCTGTtgctttctttccacttttcttcttccctcttcctccccacaGCACAGAGAATCGCCTTCAACCGAGAACAGAGAATGTTTAAGGTAAGCACAACCTGCTTTCTCTTCACACCTCTGCAGTGGGAGCAGGATGTGATCGAGCTGGTAGAGTCCTAAGGGATGATGATAGGTCCACAGGATGAAGTCGTTTTATAGAGTGCTCTCCATAGGTCAGCAGACACAGTAATGGGAATTAATGGGTTAATTAATTACTGTACCATTAGTGCGTTAGTAGACACAGTGATGAAGTTAGCAGGGGACCAGTAGACATACTAATGGCCTCAGTGATGAGGCTAATGGGCAACTAGAAGTCCTAGTGATGGGAACTGATGTAGGGTCAGTAGACATGGGAGGACCAGTGCTTCTGGAGCAGGCCCATGATCTCATCCCTACCATTCCTGGCAGCGTGTGGGCTGTGGGGAGTGTGCAGCCTGCCAGGTAACAGAAGACTGTGGGGCCTGCTCCACGTGCCTCCTGCAGCTGCCCCATGATGTGGCATCGGGGCTGTTCTGCAAATGTGAACGGAGACGCTGCCTCCGGATTGTGGAAAGGGTGAGTCGGGCAAGTGGAAAGAGCCCAAGGCTCACCTCGGCCCCTGGCCCTCGTGGGCTTGGCCCCATGCTTCATGCCTCTGCTCCCACATCCCCCTCCAACAGAGCCGAGGGTGTGGAGTATGCCGGGGCTGTCAGACCCAAGAGGACTGTGGCCGCTGCCCCATCTGCCTTCGTCCTCCCCGCCCTGGTCTCAGGCGCCAGTGGAAATGTGTCCAGCGACGTTGCCTACGGGTGAGTCGGGCTGGAGGGAGCAGAGCTCATTCTGCTGTTAAAATCGTCGCTACCTCTGCTTCCTTTCAACCTGGCCTTGCCTACcttatgtctttcttttctgcctAACCCCACGCTCACCTTTCTGGCCCCATCTGCCTGCCCCTGTCTGCCAGCACCTTGCTCACCGCCTGCGTCGCCGTCATCAGAGATGTCAGCGACGCACTCCCCTGGCTGTGGCTCCCCCAACTGTGAGTGCCTCATGCCACCCTCTGTCTGCCTGTCCCATGCATGCTTTCTGCACTTAGGGAGTGGGGAGTTCCTATGTCTGCCTGGTGCCACCAAGCTGAAACCACCCTTTCTGGTCTTTCCCAGGGTAAACATGCCCGCCGCAAAGGAGGCTGTGACTCCAAGATGGCTGCCAGGAGGCGCCCCGGAGCCCAGccactgcctccacctcccccatCACAGTCCCCAGAGCCCACAGAGCCGGTGAGGCCCCAGTGGGTGGAGGGAAAGCACAACCCTGACCTTTCCCAGTACCTGCCCTGACCCCACCCCATTTGCCTCTACAGCACCCCAGAGCCCTGGCCCCCTCGCCACCTGCCGAATTCATCTATTACTGTGTAGACGAGGACGAGCTAGTGAGTGGCCCCGCCCTACCTGGATAAGCCTAGACTCTCAGGACGCTTGGTTAACTTCAAAGAAGCAGATGCTGGAATGAGCCTATTGGGGAACAGCAAGGCACAATAATGGGTCCTAGGATGGGATGAGTAGATAATGGAGGACTAATACAGGGTCAGCAGGTGCAATGACAGTGCCTCATGTCACATGTATCAACACTCTGGTGGCTGATGCAGGACTAATCGACACAGTGATGGGATTGACAGAGGAGCAACTAGCACAATGACTGGGGTTCACATAGGATGAGCAGACAGAGTAGGCACAGTGACGGGAGCTAATAGAGAGTTAACAAAATGTTGCTGGAAATGGGGGTTAGAGACATTTTCTTGGTAGCCAGTGGTGGCCTAGGAAATACAGCACTGGATATTGTAGTGGAGCAGCCACAGTCCTAATGGTATCGAGGGCCAGCTTGCACAGTGATAGTGGCCAATGTTGAACTAGCAAATGCTGAGGAGTGACTAGCCGggagtcaggaggctgagactagTATGCAAGTAGCTCCTTCTTATGGGGCTAGAGGAGCACCAGGACCAGCACTGGAATAGGCGTTGAGGATGGCCTCTCCTAGTCCTAGTTGACAGCACCACCCATTCCCCCCACCCCAGCAGCCCTACACGAACCGCCGGCAGAACCGCAAGTGCGGGGCCTGTGCAGCCTGCCTACGGCGGATGGACTGTGGCCGCTGCGACTTCTGCTGCGACAAGCCCAAATTCGGGGGCAGCAACCAGAAGCGCCAGAAGTGTCGTTGGCGCCAATGCCTGCAGTTTGCCATGGTGGGTGGGGCAGGAAGGGTCAGGTGGCCGGGATAGGTTGGGCCAGGCGCCCCAGTGCGTGGGAGTGGTGGGCAGGCttggtaggtgggtgggtggcaCAGTAGCTTTGGTTGAGGATTAACAGACATTGTGCTTGGCTTAATGAGTCTAGGTGGCATTGGTGTTGCTAATAGGAGACTAGCAGGCTCAATGACGAAGGGCTCATACGTAAGCAGATTCCGTGCTGGGACCGATGGGAGATTAGCAGGCATGTGGAGCCGGGCAGGGTGGATGTGACTGGTCAGGACACCAGGTAGCCATAGCACTCTATCTTTCCTCATAGAAGCGGCTGCTGCCCAGTGTCTGGTCAGAGTCTGAGGATGGGGCAGGATCGCCCCCACCTTACCGTCGTCGAAAGAGGCCCAGCTCTGCCCGACGTCACCATCTTGGGCCTACCTTGAAGCCCACCTTGGCTACACGCACAGCCCAACCAGACCATACCCAGGCTCCAACGAAGCAGGAAGCAGGTGGTGGCTTTGTGCTGCCCCCACCTGGCACTGACCTTGTGTTTTTACGGGAGGGCGCAAGCAGTCCTGTGCAGGTGCCAGGCCCTGTTGCAGCTTCCACAGAAGCCCTGTTGCAGGTGAGGGCCCCACCCTGTTGTCCTGCCCTTCCCAGCCCCACCCAGCCTTATGCCAGGGAGCTGAGACCAAGTCTGCTGCAATCCTCCCTCACGCAGGAGGCCCAGTGCTCTGGCCTGAGTTGGGTTGTGGCCTTACCCCAGGTGAAGCAAGAGAAGGCGGATACCCAGGACGAGTGGACACCAGGCACAGCTGTCCTGACTTCTCCCGTATTGGTGCCTGGCTGCCCTAGCAAGGTGGGGGCAGTGATGGATGTTCTGTTGATGCCGTAGCAGGCTGGTCTGTAAGCAGAGTGATGATGAGCCATGATGGTTCTCTTGAGCAGAGCAATAGATGTGCTGATTGCGATCTTTCTGCAGAATTACCCCGCCTGTCTAACAGACACCCTACCTCCCGCAGGCAATTAGCTTTGCCCGCTTTGCTATCCAGCTAACAGAAAAACGGAGGTCAGTGAGGAATGGGAATGGGAAAGGTTTATAGGCAGAGATGGCCTTTCTGTGTTGAAATGTGACGGAAGTAGGATTTATCAGCACAGTGAGGGGTTGGCTGATAGAGACTTTCCTCAGGCTAACTCTGCCCTTCTAATGGCTGCCTGTTTCCTACTTCTCCCAGGCAGTAGACCCAGGCCTGCCATCTGTGAAGCAAGAGCCACCTGACCCTGAGGAGGACAAGGAGGAGAACAAGGATGACTCTGCCTCCAAACTGGCcccagaggaagaggcaggaggggCTGGCACACCCGTGGTCAGTCCTGGGgatgccccaccctgccctgACCCTGCCATAGCCCCAACAACCACATTGACCtatggtgttaattcttctctaGATCACGGAGATTTTCAGCCTGGGTGGAACCCGCTTCCGAGATACAGCGGTCTGGTTGCCAAGGTGTGCCCCACACagtgaggggtggggagggagtgggTGTTGGCCAGATGTGGGCCCTGAGTTTTGAAAGTATCGTCAGCAGTTTGGCATGGTGTGGTGGGAGGTGAAGGCCCATACCCATTATGCTGATCACAATTAATGAGGGGCACGTGTGTAGGACCATAGAGATTTCTCCGGAGATCCAGCCCAATAGCATTCCAGGTTAGGACTCTCCTTTGGGGGTAGGGGGAAGACTTGACACTCTGTCATgagatttgaaagaaaaagataggGAGTCTGGTCCCTATTTTCCTAAGAAATATCTATAGGGGTCAACTTTAATATATAAATTCTTGTTCAGAGAATAATCATTCAGGGTCTTGAAGGCCTTTGGAGTCTCCAGGAGACCTCTGGGTGGGCTGTTGCTTGACGTTGAGCAATGTGTATCAGAGAAATGGTGCTGGGCTTGCCTGGGCAGTGGGATGGGCAGGAGATCTGGGTTCCGAGCTGGCTTTGTGAGCTGGGTTCACACGTAGTTGCGTGATCTCTGGTTGCCCTGTACTTCCTGGAGCTACCTCTGTGGAGGGGCTTGGGCTGGATCTCTTGAGCCTTTCCTGAGCCTATTGAGGTTATTAACTTCAGATGCCATGCAGGACTGTCCCTGTAGTCCTGGCATAGGATGAAGGGTAGATGCCTGTAAGGACTAGAATGGTTGGGAGGGCAGGGGAATGCTGACTCCTGTAGAATGTTGACAGACCCTGCATAGAGCCCCAGACACTGGCAATGTAAACTATTGGCCAAGCACGTGGATTCCTTTGCTCCTACAAACTAGCCTACCAGGCTGGAAACCATTTCATCTATGCTTGGCCAATTACAGAAATACTGATTGAGTTCCTGCTTGGTGCACAGCATTGAGGACAATGAGCCCTGCAAAGCTTATATCCTGTGTCAGGAGACACAGGATACCTACCTTCAGGGAGCTTATAATCTGACTATGGACAAGCTGTCTATAATGGTAGTTTTtagaagatataaaaaaagataaaggtatAATTAAGGGGAAGTGGATGGAGGACACAGAATACTAGGAAATGGTTTTGTAATGCTCCATTTCGCACATAGCAAACCTCATTCAACATACAGACCTGCTCCCTCTTCCCTAGGTCCAAAGACCTTAAAAAACCTGGAGCTAGAAAGCAGTAGACTGGAGGCTTCTACAGACTGTAGGATTCAAGGTGATATTTGCAGACTGGCTTTATGAGAGACAACACTGATCTACTAGGGGCTGGACCCTAGATTGGTTGCCAGGGCTTGTGTGTGAATCAACCCTAGGAGGAAAAACCTACCACGAAACCAGAGGAGCAGGCCTAACAGTACTTTGAGCTTCTAGAAGAAGTAAgcgggaaaggaagagaaagagtagAAAGTTGGTGCATCTTCTCCTCCCCAAGAGCCTGAGTATAAGAAGTTGGGTTTTAAGGGTGGGGGAGCCGGGATGGGGAAAGGTAATATAATTAAAACCACCACAAAACAACCTAAACAAGCCATGTTCATGAATAATTGTAAGTGGCTTCTGGATGAGACCTGGCAGTGTCTCTACATACTTCCTCAGGGAGACAGCAATTGAAAATGTAATTgaataaataaggaaaggaaCTGCTATTTGGTGTGTTCCTCTGTGGACCCagtttatttaatccttaaaataatctttttgggAAGACAttgattttgcccatttttgtgaatgggaaaactgagactcaTTAATTTGTCCAATGTTGAACAGCTGGTGTTAGTAGAACCTAGAATCAAACCCAGCTTTTAAAGCCCTTGTTCTTTAAGCCACTAAACTGTAACTTGTAATCCTGTATGCACTAACAGGAGTTTTCGGTGACCTTCAAAACACAGATTACTATAAGTACTATAATAAATCCCTTACATTCCTGTCTCTAGCATGGTTTAGAAAGTGCCAAGACTCAATGTAGATGGGGTCACCTTGTCAGAGCATCTGTTCATACAGAAACTGGGTTTCCTGCAGACCCCAGGTGCTGCATAGGATTCCTCAAACCCTACAGGATATATCTCCCCACTGGCTGCTGTCCATTTTGCTTGTTACCCTGACTCCTCCTCTTCAGCTAGAGCAGTCTTTGTAACTAAAGCTGCCAGCCTGGCTCATCTTTCCTGACAACGTGCATCTCCTGCCCTCTGATGACCTTTGTGCTTGGCTCCTGCCCTCAGCCCAAATGTCTTCTAGGAGGCTGAATTCCTGCTTCGAGTCCTGCCCAAGGGCCAGTCTTGGCTCAGCCCTACCTCACTCTTTCCAATTCTTCATTCATAAAGTGCCAAAAATATTAGACCTGTAATTTGTTAGCCAGCTTTACAGGGCCAGGACTGAGTGAGTGCCTCCTTAAACTTTGTATCCTACGTGCCTCCCTTGCCTTACCCTAGTCCCAGCCCTGCAGCTTTAAGTAATTCAGACATGGATGAGCCATTTCCCAGTTCTATCATACAGCCTCTGCCACCTTCCCCACCCCTTCCTTTATTCCACTCTAACTAGTTCAGCCCTAGTCAAGACTGGATAGACTGATACTGCTTTGTTTCCCCCAGGAACCAACCACCCAACCCCAGTATTCTGGTAATTTTGACAGTGAGCTATATGAAATTTGATTGACATTTAGACTCATGAGTTAAGCTTCTGCCTACCATGTATGTTAGGGTACAATCAGAAGAGCGGAACCACTAAGATAaagattatgtatatatgtactttaAGGGATTTATTATAGAGATCTGACTGCATGCCATTGTGGGAGCTGGTTAAACAGTCTCTGTAAGGCTGTTATCTTTGCATCTAATGCTGGAGCTTGAAGTCTGCAGGGCAGGCACTCGGGAAGGGAAGATGGATGTAAAGTGTGGGAGACCGAGGACACAGTGGAGCCCACGAGCACGAGCTGGAACCCACGAGGATGGCCTGGAACCCATGTCAGTCTCTCACCACCTCCAGCTTCGATGATGTGGGTGTCCTGCAGAAGAAGCTGGTGCCCttcctcacagagttaaatatgcATCTGGCCCAGGAATTAGAGAAGCTGAAGAGATGATCCTGGGGAAGGTGGAGCAGCTGCAGGCCTGGCTGCAGGCCTGCCTGCTGCCCACACCAACGAGGTGATCCAGCAGATACATGACAATATGTGAACTGCAACAGCACCTGGTGCCCCAGCACCAGCCTTCCAAGTGTAAAAACAATATGCTGCTGCTTCACTTTTGCCCTCCAGTTATCAAGCAAAATGTCTCTTGTGGCCCATCTTACTGGAAGAGAGTTCTGGGAAACAGCCTCACCAAG includes these proteins:
- the MBD1 gene encoding methyl-CpG-binding domain protein 1 isoform X11; the protein is MAEDWLDCPALGPGWKRREVFRKSGATCGRSDTYYQSPTGDRIRSKVELTRYLGPACDLTLFDFKQGILCYPAPKAHPVAVANKKRKKPSRPAKTRKRQVGPQSGEVRKEAPRDETKADTDTAPASFPAPGCCENCGISFSGDGTQRQRLKTLCKDCRAQRIAFNREQRMFKRVGCGECAACQVTEDCGACSTCLLQLPHDVASGLFCKCERRRCLRIVERSRGCGVCRGCQTQEDCGRCPICLRPPRPGLRRQWKCVQRRCLRGKHARRKGGCDSKMAARRRPGAQPLPPPPPSQSPEPTEPHPRALAPSPPAEFIYYCVDEDELKRLLPSVWSESEDGAGSPPPYRRRKRPSSARRHHLGPTLKPTLATRTAQPDHTQAPTKQEAGGGFVLPPPGTDLVFLREGASSPVQVPGPVAASTEALLQEAQCSGLSWVVALPQVKQEKADTQDEWTPGTAVLTSPVLVPGCPSKAVDPGLPSVKQEPPDPEEDKEENKDDSASKLAPEEEAGGAGTPVITEIFSLGGTRFRDTAVWLPSLQGRHSGREDGCKVWETEDTVEPTSTSWNPRGWPGTHVSLSPPPASMMWVSCRRSWCPSSQS
- the MBD1 gene encoding methyl-CpG-binding domain protein 1 isoform X21, coding for MAEDWLDCPALGPGWKRREVFRKSGATCGRSDTYYQSPTGDRIRSKVELTRYLGPACDLTLFDFKQGILCYPAPKAHPVAVANKKRKKPSRPAKTRKRQVGPQSGEVRKEAPRDETKADTDTAPASFPAPGCCENCGISFSGDGTQRQRLKTLCKDCRAQRIAFNREQRMFKRVGCGECAACQVTEDCGACSTCLLQLPHDVASGLFCKCERRRCLRIVERSRGCGVCRGCQTQEDCGRCPICLRPPRPGLRRQWKCVQRRCLRGKHARRKGGCDSKMAARRRPGAQPLPPPPPSQSPEPTEPHPRALAPSPPAEFIYYCVDEDELKRLLPSVWSESEDGAGSPPPYRRRKRPSSARRHHLGPTLKPTLATRTAQPDHTQAPTKQEAGGGFVLPPPGTDLVFLREGASSPVQVPGPVAASTEALLQAVDPGLPSVKQEPPDPEEDKEENKDDSASKLAPEEEAGGAGTPVITEIFSLGGTRFRDTAVWLPRAGTREGKMDVKCGRPRTQWSPRARAGTHEDGLEPMSVSHHLQLR
- the MBD1 gene encoding methyl-CpG-binding domain protein 1 isoform X18 — protein: MAEDWLDCPALGPGWKRREVFRKSGATCGRSDTYYQSPTGDRIRSKVELTRYLGPACDLTLFDFKQGILCYPAPKAHPVAVANKKRKKPSRPAKTRKRQVGPQSGEVRKEAPRDETKADTDTAPASFPAPGCCENCGISFSGDGTQRQRLKTLCKDCRAQRIAFNREQRMFKSRGCGVCRGCQTQEDCGRCPICLRPPRPGLRRQWKCVQRRCLRGKHARRKGGCDSKMAARRRPGAQPLPPPPPSQSPEPTEPHPRALAPSPPAEFIYYCVDEDELQPYTNRRQNRKCGACAACLRRMDCGRCDFCCDKPKFGGSNQKRQKCRWRQCLQFAMKRLLPSVWSESEDGAGSPPPYRRRKRPSSARRHHLGPTLKPTLATRTAQPDHTQAPTKQEAGGGFVLPPPGTDLVFLREGASSPVQVPGPVAASTEALLQEAQCSGLSWVVALPQVKQEKADTQDEWTPGTAVLTSPVLVPGCPSKAVDPGLPSVKQEPPDPEEDKEENKDDSASKLAPEEEAGGAGTPVITEIFSLGGTRFRDTAVWLPRSKDLKKPGARKQ
- the MBD1 gene encoding methyl-CpG-binding domain protein 1 isoform X5; this translates as MAEDWLDCPALGPGWKRREVFRKSGATCGRSDTYYQSPTGDRIRSKVELTRYLGPACDLTLFDFKQGILCYPAPKAHPVAVANKKRKKPSRPAKTRKRQVGPQSGEVRKEAPRDETKADTDTAPASFPAPGCCENCGISFSGDGTQRQRLKTLCKDCRAQRIAFNREQRMFKRVGCGECAACQVTEDCGACSTCLLQLPHDVASGLFCKCERRRCLRIVERSRGCGVCRGCQTQEDCGRCPICLRPPRPGLRRQWKCVQRRCLRGKHARRKGGCDSKMAARRRPGAQPLPPPPPSQSPEPTEPQPYTNRRQNRKCGACAACLRRMDCGRCDFCCDKPKFGGSNQKRQKCRWRQCLQFAMKRLLPSVWSESEDGAGSPPPYRRRKRPSSARRHHLGPTLKPTLATRTAQPDHTQAPTKQEAGGGFVLPPPGTDLVFLREGASSPVQVPGPVAASTEALLQEAQCSGLSWVVALPQVKQEKADTQDEWTPGTAVLTSPVLVPGCPSKAVDPGLPSVKQEPPDPEEDKEENKDDSASKLAPEEEAGGAGTPVITEIFSLGGTRFRDTAVWLPSLQGRHSGREDGCKVWETEDTVEPTSTSWNPRGWPGTHVSLSPPPASMMWVSCRRSWCPSSQS
- the MBD1 gene encoding methyl-CpG-binding domain protein 1 isoform X4 codes for the protein MAEDWLDCPALGPGWKRREVFRKSGATCGRSDTYYQSPTGDRIRSKVELTRYLGPACDLTLFDFKQGILCYPAPKAHPVAVANKKRKKPSRPAKTRKRQVGPQSGEVRKEAPRDETKADTDTAPASFPAPGCCENCGISFSGDGTQRQRLKTLCKDCRAQRIAFNREQRMFKRVGCGECAACQVTEDCGACSTCLLQLPHDVASGLFCKCERRRCLRIVERSRGCGVCRGCQTQEDCGRCPICLRPPRPGLRRQWKCVQRRCLRGKHARRKGGCDSKMAARRRPGAQPLPPPPPSQSPEPTEPHPRALAPSPPAEFIYYCVDEDELQPYTNRRQNRKCGACAACLRRMDCGRCDFCCDKPKFGGSNQKRQKCRWRQCLQFAMKRLLPSVWSESEDGAGSPPPYRRRKRPSSARRHHLGPTLKPTLATRTAQPDHTQAPTKQEAGGGFVLPPPGTDLVFLREGASSPVQVPGPVAASTEALLQEAQCSGLSWVVALPQVKQEKADTQDEWTPGTAVLTSPVLVPGCPSKAVDPGLPSVKQEPPDPEEDKEENKDDSASKLAPEEEAGGAGTPVITEIFSLGGTRFRDTAVWLPRAGTREGKMDVKCGRPRTQWSPRARAGTHEDGLEPMSVSHHLQLR
- the MBD1 gene encoding methyl-CpG-binding domain protein 1 isoform X2, with protein sequence MAEDWLDCPALGPGWKRREVFRKSGATCGRSDTYYQSPTGDRIRSKVELTRYLGPACDLTLFDFKQGILCYPAPKAHPVAVANKKRKKPSRPAKTRKRQVGPQSGEVRKEAPRDETKADTDTAPASFPAPGCCENCGISFSGDGTQRQRLKTLCKDCRAQRIAFNREQRMFKRVGCGECAACQVTEDCGACSTCLLQLPHDVASGLFCKCERRRCLRIVERSRGCGVCRGCQTQEDCGRCPICLRPPRPGLRRQWKCVQRRCLRGKHARRKGGCDSKMAARRRPGAQPLPPPPPSQSPEPTEPHPRALAPSPPAEFIYYCVDEDELPYTNRRQNRKCGACAACLRRMDCGRCDFCCDKPKFGGSNQKRQKCRWRQCLQFAMKRLLPSVWSESEDGAGSPPPYRRRKRPSSARRHHLGPTLKPTLATRTAQPDHTQAPTKQEAGGGFVLPPPGTDLVFLREGASSPVQVPGPVAASTEALLQEAQCSGLSWVVALPQVKQEKADTQDEWTPGTAVLTSPVLVPGCPSKAVDPGLPSVKQEPPDPEEDKEENKDDSASKLAPEEEAGGAGTPVITEIFSLGGTRFRDTAVWLPSLQGRHSGREDGCKVWETEDTVEPTSTSWNPRGWPGTHVSLSPPPASMMWVSCRRSWCPSSQS
- the MBD1 gene encoding methyl-CpG-binding domain protein 1 isoform X20, whose protein sequence is MAEDWLDCPALGPGWKRREVFRKSGATCGRSDTYYQSPTGDRIRSKVELTRYLGPACDLTLFDFKQGILCYPAPKAHPVAVANKKRKKPSRPAKTRKRQVGPQSGEVRKEAPRDETKADTDTAPASFPAPGCCENCGISFSGDGTQRQRLKTLCKDCRAQRIAFNREQRMFKRVGCGECAACQVTEDCGACSTCLLQLPHDVASGLFCKCERRRCLRIVERSRGCGVCRGCQTQEDCGRCPICLRPPRPGLRRQWKCVQRRCLRGKHARRKGGCDSKMAARRRPGAQPLPPPPPSQSPEPTEPQPYTNRRQNRKCGACAACLRRMDCGRCDFCCDKPKFGGSNQKRQKCRWRQCLQFAMKRLLPSVWSESEDGAGSPPPYRRRKRPSSARRHHLGPTLKPTLATRTAQPDHTQAPTKQEAGGGFVLPPPGTDLVFLREGASSPVQVPGPVAASTEALLQAVDPGLPSVKQEPPDPEEDKEENKDDSASKLAPEEEAGGAGTPVITEIFSLGGTRFRDTAVWLPRSKDLKKPGARKQ
- the MBD1 gene encoding methyl-CpG-binding domain protein 1 isoform X22, which produces MAEDWLDCPALGPGWKRREVFRKSGATCGRSDTYYQSPTGDRIRSKVELTRYLGPACDLTLFDFKQGILCYPAPKAHPVAVANKKRKKPSRPAKTRKRQVGPQSGEVRKEAPRDETKADTDTAPASFPAPGCCENCGISFSGDGTQRQRLKTLCKDCRAQRIAFNREQRMFKRVGCGECAACQVTEDCGACSTCLLQLPHDVASGLFCKCERRRCLRIVERSRGCGVCRGCQTQEDCGRCPICLRPPRPGLRRQWKCVQRRCLRGKHARRKGGCDSKMAARRRPGAQPLPPPPPSQSPEPTEPHPRALAPSPPAEFIYYCVDEDELKRLLPSVWSESEDGAGSPPPYRRRKRPSSARRHHLGPTLKPTLATRTAQPDHTQAPTKQEAGGGFVLPPPGTDLVFLREGASSPVQVPGPVAASTEALLQVKQEKADTQDEWTPGTAVLTSPVLVPGCPSKAVDPGLPSVKQEPPDPEEDKEENKDDSASKLAPEEEAGGAGTPVITEIFSLGGTRFRDTAVWLPRSKDLKKPGARKQ
- the MBD1 gene encoding methyl-CpG-binding domain protein 1 isoform X12, whose translation is MAEDWLDCPALGPGWKRREVFRKSGATCGRSDTYYQSPTGDRIRSKVELTRYLGPACDLTLFDFKQGILCYPAPKAHPVAVANKKRKKPSRPAKTRKRQVGPQSGEVRKEAPRDETKADTDTAPASFPAPGCCENCGISFSGDGTQRQRLKTLCKDCRAQRIAFNREQRMFKRVGCGECAACQVTEDCGACSTCLLQLPHDVASGLFCKCERRRCLRIVERSRGCGVCRGCQTQEDCGRCPICLRPPRPGLRRQWKCVQRRCLRGKHARRKGGCDSKMAARRRPGAQPLPPPPPSQSPEPTEPHPRALAPSPPAEFIYYCVDEDELQPYTNRRQNRKCGACAACLRRMDCGRCDFCCDKPKFGGSNQKRQKCRWRQCLQFAMKRLLPSVWSESEDGAGSPPPYRRRKRPSSARRHHLGPTLKPTLATRTAQPDHTQAPTKQEAGGGFVLPPPGTDLVFLREGASSPVQVPGPVAASTEALLQVKQEKADTQDEWTPGTAVLTSPVLVPGCPSKAVDPGLPSVKQEPPDPEEDKEENKDDSASKLAPEEEAGGAGTPVITEIFSLGGTRFRDTAVWLPRSKDLKKPGARKQ
- the MBD1 gene encoding methyl-CpG-binding domain protein 1 isoform X17, translating into MAEDWLDCPALGPGWKRREVFRKSGATCGRSDTYYQSPTGDRIRSKVELTRYLGPACDLTLFDFKQGILCYPAPKAHPVAVANKKRKKPSRPAKTRKRQVGPQSGEVRKEAPRDETKADTDTAPASFPAPGCCENCGISFSGDGTQRQRLKTLCKDCRAQRIAFNREQRMFKRVGCGECAACQVTEDCGACSTCLLQLPHDVASGLFCKCERRRCLRIVERSRGCGVCRGCQTQEDCGRCPICLRPPRPGLRRQWKCVQRRCLRGKHARRKGGCDSKMAARRRPGAQPLPPPPPSQSPEPTEPKRLLPSVWSESEDGAGSPPPYRRRKRPSSARRHHLGPTLKPTLATRTAQPDHTQAPTKQEAGGGFVLPPPGTDLVFLREGASSPVQVPGPVAASTEALLQEAQCSGLSWVVALPQVKQEKADTQDEWTPGTAVLTSPVLVPGCPSKAVDPGLPSVKQEPPDPEEDKEENKDDSASKLAPEEEAGGAGTPVITEIFSLGGTRFRDTAVWLPRAGTREGKMDVKCGRPRTQWSPRARAGTHEDGLEPMSVSHHLQLR